From the genome of Eucalyptus grandis isolate ANBG69807.140 chromosome 2, ASM1654582v1, whole genome shotgun sequence, one region includes:
- the LOC104429448 gene encoding 30S ribosomal protein S21, chloroplastic, whose translation MEVSKWIRVLSSPDSVSERRLDPLRVGDDKMQDTTNGSSYPTFGNGLYRQKLRNDPDTEKANDNNVVDDHDQRLLALRQLPLLSSSSQVNPTTSSSSLFERSDMAPPPPQPADAHRRKWEPLVADVGPSPSPAAMSTACPALAYANTLFFKSTYNVQITVDDNEPEERLVNRFRREVAKAGIIPECRRRRFFETQQEYRKRKTREAARRNRRRRPQAKLAKQAKKEMPQKKRADDEEDDNWDLPQGDLPY comes from the exons ATGGAGGTGTCGAAATGGATCAGGGTTCTTTCTTCACCCGACTCTGTGTCCGAAAGGCGACTTGATCCACTCCGAGTAGGGGATGACAAGATGCAAGATACGACAAATGGTTCGTCGTACCCGACTTTTGGGAATGGATTG TACAGACAAAAATTAAGGAATGACCCAGACACCGAGAAAGCGAACGACAACAACGTAGTCGACGACCATGATCAGCGCCTCCTCGCTCTCCGCCAacttcctctcctctcttcttcctcccaagtCAAccccaccacctcctcctcctccctcttcgAGCGCAGTGACATGGCTCCACCTCCGCCCCAGCCCGCCGACGCCCACCGCCGGAAGTGGGAGCCGCTCGTGGCCGACGTTGgtccgtcgccgtcgccggcggcgATGTCGACCGCGTGCCCTGCGCTGGCGTACGCGAACACCCTTTTCTTCAAATCGACGTATAACGTGCAGATAACCGTGGACGACAACGAGCCGGAGGAGAGGCTGGTGAATCGGTTCAGGAGGGAGGTCGCCAAGGCCGGGATCATCCCAGAATGCCGGCGCAGGCGGTTCTTCGAGACCCAGCAGGAGTACAGGAAGCGGAAGACTCGAGAAGCTGCCAGACGGAATCGCCGGAg GCGCCCACAAGCTAAATTGGCAAAGCAGGCTAAAAAAGAGATGCCTCAGAAGAAAAGGgccgatgatgaagaagatgataactGGGATCTTCCTCAAGGAGACCTTCCATACTGA